A genomic segment from Anaerobaca lacustris encodes:
- a CDS encoding response regulator transcription factor, with protein MAAKGIRIVLADDHAIVRQGLSRAIQQEDDIEVVGQTSRGGDAVELVRTLRPDILITDISMPDLNGVEATRRIIDESPEMKVIALSMHSSRQFVIEMFRAGARGYLLKDCDYDELVAAIRTVAAGRTYVSPSIGDVIVEDLLGGAAVGAPTASSVLTQREREVLQLMAEGRTTRQIALQLHISPKTVEAHRLRIMNKLDIDNVAQLTKYAIQEGLTSPDI; from the coding sequence ATGGCAGCCAAAGGCATTCGGATCGTATTGGCGGATGACCACGCGATCGTCCGCCAGGGACTCAGCAGAGCAATCCAGCAGGAAGACGACATCGAGGTCGTCGGCCAGACCTCCCGCGGCGGCGATGCCGTCGAATTGGTCCGCACCCTCCGTCCCGACATCCTGATTACGGATATCAGCATGCCCGACCTGAACGGCGTCGAAGCCACGCGTCGAATCATCGACGAGTCGCCCGAGATGAAGGTGATCGCGCTGTCGATGCACTCATCGAGGCAGTTCGTCATCGAGATGTTCCGAGCCGGAGCGAGGGGATATCTGCTGAAGGATTGCGACTACGACGAGCTGGTTGCGGCGATTCGCACCGTCGCCGCCGGCAGGACCTATGTGAGCCCGTCCATCGGGGATGTGATCGTCGAGGACCTCCTCGGCGGCGCGGCCGTCGGGGCGCCGACGGCGTCTTCCGTGTTGACCCAGCGCGAACGGGAGGTGCTCCAGCTCATGGCCGAGGGCAGGACGACCCGGCAGATCGCCCTTCAGTTGCATATCAGTCCCAAGACGGTCGAGGCCCATCGCCTGCGCATCATGAACAAGCTCGACATCGACAACGTGGCCCAACTGACCAAGTACGCCATCCAGGAAGGGCTCACCTCGCCGGACATCTGA
- a CDS encoding neutral/alkaline non-lysosomal ceramidase N-terminal domain-containing protein, whose amino-acid sequence MMRAHLVSRWLLAVAVGLCACSTSRAALRAGCAKVDITPPLGLKLIGSQGQPSDSVLDELYARALVLSDGANTVAIVSVDLLYSPLEEITNPVRTLVAERVGIPEQNVMVCATHTHSGPDIFTNAKLAPASRIAPEDIDQAYVRTLIGKLASVVQIAHRDMQDAKIGVATGTLPEVAYNRRPKRPNGQVQTTFTLPAEITATRRVETRSDGRTIVTFSMPPEQADLTFGPIDPAVSVLRVEDPNGRIVGSLFAFGCHPVSVYPFRSTAISADYPAHAMRVVERTEGGVSLFALGLAGNVVPIRRDVGPCEQIGKALGAEALRRLQLVATADDVTLDARRCALTLATKDTPPQEITTEIQVLRLGDVYILGLPGEILVEVGLAIKDKAGIDKLFVTSMTNDSIGYVCHAEAYTEAGYESTRGTHLAPGAGERLIAGALDLLDAIKP is encoded by the coding sequence ATGATGAGAGCGCATCTCGTATCGCGATGGTTACTGGCCGTGGCGGTCGGCTTGTGCGCGTGTTCAACGAGCCGGGCGGCGTTGCGGGCCGGCTGTGCGAAGGTGGACATCACGCCGCCCCTGGGCCTGAAGCTGATCGGCTCGCAGGGCCAGCCCAGCGATTCCGTCCTGGATGAACTCTACGCCAGGGCCCTGGTCCTCAGCGATGGTGCAAACACCGTCGCGATCGTCTCGGTCGATCTGCTGTATTCGCCGCTGGAGGAGATCACCAATCCCGTCCGCACGCTGGTGGCCGAGCGGGTCGGCATCCCCGAGCAGAACGTCATGGTCTGCGCCACGCACACGCATTCGGGTCCCGACATCTTCACCAACGCCAAGCTCGCGCCCGCCAGCCGCATCGCGCCGGAGGACATCGACCAGGCCTACGTTCGCACATTGATCGGCAAGCTTGCCAGTGTCGTGCAGATCGCCCATCGCGACATGCAGGACGCGAAGATCGGCGTCGCGACCGGCACGCTACCCGAGGTCGCCTACAACCGCAGGCCCAAGCGGCCCAATGGCCAGGTGCAGACCACGTTCACATTGCCGGCCGAGATCACGGCGACGCGCAGAGTAGAGACTCGCTCCGACGGCCGCACCATCGTGACGTTCTCGATGCCGCCCGAGCAGGCCGACCTGACCTTCGGCCCCATCGATCCGGCGGTGTCCGTGCTGCGGGTCGAGGACCCCAACGGGCGAATCGTCGGCTCGCTCTTCGCTTTCGGCTGTCATCCCGTTAGCGTCTATCCATTCCGCAGCACGGCGATCTCCGCCGACTATCCCGCGCACGCCATGCGTGTGGTCGAACGGACCGAGGGCGGCGTCAGTCTCTTCGCCCTGGGCCTGGCGGGCAACGTCGTTCCGATCCGGCGGGATGTCGGCCCCTGCGAGCAAATCGGCAAAGCCCTGGGCGCTGAAGCCCTGCGAAGGCTCCAGCTCGTCGCAACGGCAGATGACGTCACGCTCGACGCCCGCCGCTGCGCGCTGACGCTGGCCACGAAGGACACGCCGCCGCAGGAGATCACCACCGAGATCCAGGTGCTGCGGCTGGGCGACGTCTACATCCTCGGCCTGCCGGGCGAGATCCTCGTCGAAGTCGGCCTGGCAATCAAGGACAAGGCGGGTATCGACAAGCTCTTCGTCACGAGCATGACCAACGACTCGATCGGCTACGTCTGCCACGCCGAAGCCTACACTGAAGCCGGCTACGAATCTACCCGAGGAACCCACCTCGCCCCCGGCGCCGGCGAACGCCTCATCGCCGGCGCACTGGATTTGCTCGACGCAATCAAGCCGTAG
- a CDS encoding Tex family protein, translating to MNQAHIARIASELSLRPGQVAATAGLLEEGSTVPFISRYRKEATGSLDEVAVTAIRDRLGQLKDLDDRRDAILKSLTERGLLTEELNKDILAAETMASLEDLYLPYKPKRRTRATIAREKGLEPLAQLIYAQDPAVDPAAEAQAFVNAEKGVESVEDALAGARDIIAEWINEDQQARAQMRALFNTKGLLKSQVITGKEEEGRKYEDYFEWEEPVAKAPSHRILAMRRGRREGFLRLQVVAPEEQAHRILEGLFVEGHSKSSAVVTEALADSYKRLLAPSMETEILASAKMRADQEAIRVFAENLRQLLLASPLGRKNVLAIDPGFRTGCKVVCLDRQGQLKHSDVIYPHTGDARAAADAARFAALCEKFDIEVIAIGNGTAGRETEAYVRNIPLARNTPVVMVNESGASVYSASDVAREEFPDEDLTVRGAVSIGRRLMDPLAELVKIDPKSIGVGQYQHDVDQPLLKQGLDDVVVSCVNNVGVEVNTASKQLLQYVSGLGPQLAQNIVSFRNENGPFDSRKALKKVPRLGEKAFEQAAGFLRIRDAANPLDASAVHPESYGVVDAMASNLGCSVATLMKDAALRTKIRLQDYVTETVGLPTLNDIMQELTKPGRDPRRQFEIFRFAEGINKIEDVQAGMRLPGIVTNVTAFGAFVDIGVHQDGLVHISQLADRFVKDPNEVVKVQQQVMVTVLEVDLVKQRISLSMKDPSKAARSPARGDGRKARAEHTSSRGRTNEGWFPNIG from the coding sequence TTGAATCAGGCACATATCGCACGCATTGCCTCGGAGTTGTCTCTGAGGCCGGGCCAGGTGGCCGCAACCGCCGGCCTGCTGGAGGAAGGGTCCACCGTTCCGTTCATCTCTCGCTATCGCAAGGAGGCCACGGGCAGCCTCGATGAGGTGGCCGTCACCGCGATTCGCGACCGGCTGGGCCAGTTGAAGGACCTCGACGACCGGCGCGACGCCATCCTCAAGTCGCTCACCGAGCGCGGGTTGCTGACCGAGGAGTTGAACAAAGACATCCTCGCAGCCGAGACCATGGCCTCGCTGGAAGACCTCTATCTGCCGTATAAGCCCAAGCGCAGGACGCGGGCGACGATTGCGCGTGAGAAGGGTCTCGAACCGTTGGCCCAGTTGATCTACGCACAAGACCCGGCGGTGGACCCGGCCGCCGAGGCCCAGGCGTTTGTCAATGCCGAAAAGGGTGTCGAGTCGGTCGAGGACGCCCTGGCCGGAGCGAGGGACATCATTGCCGAGTGGATCAACGAGGACCAGCAGGCGCGGGCGCAGATGCGCGCGCTGTTCAACACGAAAGGTCTGCTGAAGTCCCAGGTCATCACGGGCAAGGAGGAGGAAGGCCGCAAGTACGAGGACTACTTCGAATGGGAAGAGCCCGTCGCCAAGGCGCCGTCGCACCGAATTCTCGCGATGCGAAGGGGCCGGCGGGAAGGCTTCCTTCGCCTCCAGGTCGTCGCTCCGGAGGAGCAGGCGCATCGCATTCTCGAAGGGCTGTTCGTCGAAGGGCACTCGAAGAGTTCGGCCGTCGTCACAGAGGCGCTGGCCGACAGTTACAAGAGGCTGCTGGCGCCGTCGATGGAGACGGAGATCCTCGCGTCCGCGAAGATGCGGGCGGATCAGGAGGCGATCCGCGTGTTCGCCGAGAATCTGCGGCAGTTGCTCCTGGCCTCGCCTCTGGGCCGCAAGAACGTCCTGGCGATCGATCCGGGCTTTCGCACCGGCTGCAAGGTCGTCTGTCTGGACCGCCAGGGGCAGTTGAAGCATTCCGACGTGATCTATCCGCACACCGGTGACGCCCGCGCCGCCGCCGATGCTGCCAGATTCGCGGCCCTGTGTGAGAAGTTCGACATCGAGGTGATCGCCATCGGCAACGGCACCGCCGGCCGAGAGACCGAGGCCTATGTCCGCAACATCCCGCTGGCCCGCAACACGCCCGTCGTCATGGTTAACGAAAGCGGCGCGTCGGTCTACTCGGCCTCGGACGTCGCCCGCGAGGAATTCCCCGACGAGGACCTGACGGTGCGCGGCGCCGTGTCCATCGGACGTCGACTGATGGACCCGCTGGCCGAACTGGTCAAGATCGATCCGAAATCCATCGGCGTCGGCCAGTACCAGCACGATGTGGACCAGCCCCTGCTCAAGCAGGGTCTCGACGACGTGGTCGTCAGTTGCGTCAACAACGTCGGCGTCGAGGTCAACACCGCCAGCAAGCAGTTGCTCCAGTACGTGTCGGGCCTCGGTCCGCAACTGGCGCAGAACATCGTCAGCTTCCGCAATGAGAACGGACCGTTCGACTCGCGCAAAGCGCTCAAGAAGGTGCCGCGTCTGGGCGAGAAGGCCTTCGAGCAGGCGGCGGGCTTTCTGCGCATCCGCGACGCCGCCAATCCGCTCGACGCCAGCGCCGTGCACCCGGAGAGCTACGGGGTCGTCGATGCGATGGCCTCGAACCTCGGCTGTTCCGTCGCGACGCTGATGAAGGACGCCGCGCTGCGCACGAAGATCCGTCTTCAGGACTACGTCACCGAGACGGTGGGGCTGCCGACGCTGAACGACATCATGCAGGAACTGACCAAGCCGGGACGCGATCCGCGCCGCCAGTTCGAGATATTCCGCTTTGCCGAGGGGATCAACAAGATCGAGGACGTGCAGGCCGGGATGCGGCTGCCCGGCATCGTCACCAACGTCACCGCCTTCGGAGCCTTCGTCGATATCGGCGTCCACCAAGACGGCCTCGTCCACATCAGCCAGTTGGCCGACCGATTCGTCAAGGACCCCAACGAGGTCGTCAAGGTCCAGCAGCAGGTCATGGTCACCGTCCTGGAGGTCGATCTGGTCAAGCAGCGGATCAGCCTGTCGATGAAGGACCCCTCCAAGGCAGCCCGGTCGCCGGCACGCGGCGACGGACGCAAAGCAAGGGCCGAACACACATCCTCCCGCGGGCGTACCAATGAGGGGTGGTTCCCAAATATAGGCTGA
- a CDS encoding glycosyltransferase → MNILMMTNTFTPFVGGVSRSVSAFADELRKMGHRVVVVAPEFENMPESERDVIRIPAIQHFNGSDFALVLPIPGYLSAHLERFKPDIVHSHHPHLLGGAAVRIAGRFDCPLVFTYHTMYEHYLHYVPTEAKRLRRFVINLVTGYCDLCDHVIAPSRSVVEILRERGVETPIDVVLTGVYIERFKEGNGCAFRRSHQMAENAFVAGYVGRLAPEKNLSFLAEAVGRFVSQTPEARLLVVGSGPSEQEVRRIFHRLGHADRLHLVGSLEGQALVDAYHAMDCFVFASCTETQGMVLTEAMASGRPVVGIDAPGVREVVEDRRNGRLLPSQDIPAFAEAIREMARARPEQVHAYRRAARATAAKLSMETSAQKLSAVYEKVLARDARDSKDDSTWDGAIEAIKAEWELIKNIAEAATQTLRKAE, encoded by the coding sequence ATGAACATTCTGATGATGACCAATACGTTCACGCCGTTCGTCGGGGGGGTGTCGCGATCGGTCAGTGCGTTTGCAGACGAATTGCGGAAGATGGGCCATCGTGTCGTGGTCGTCGCACCGGAGTTTGAGAACATGCCCGAATCGGAGCGGGACGTGATTCGCATCCCGGCGATCCAGCATTTCAACGGCAGCGATTTCGCACTGGTTCTGCCCATTCCGGGGTATCTCTCCGCCCATCTGGAGCGATTCAAGCCGGACATCGTCCATTCGCACCATCCACACCTCCTCGGCGGCGCCGCCGTCCGCATTGCCGGTCGATTCGACTGCCCGCTGGTCTTCACGTACCACACGATGTACGAACACTATCTGCACTACGTCCCGACCGAAGCCAAGCGATTGCGCCGGTTCGTCATCAACCTCGTGACCGGATACTGTGACCTGTGCGACCACGTCATCGCGCCGAGTCGTTCGGTGGTCGAGATTCTGCGAGAACGGGGCGTCGAGACGCCCATCGACGTTGTCCTGACGGGGGTCTATATCGAGCGCTTCAAAGAAGGCAATGGATGCGCGTTCCGCCGATCGCACCAGATGGCGGAGAATGCCTTCGTCGCTGGATACGTGGGGCGTCTGGCTCCGGAAAAGAACCTGTCGTTTCTTGCCGAGGCGGTCGGCCGATTCGTATCGCAGACTCCAGAAGCACGCCTTTTGGTCGTCGGGTCCGGTCCGTCCGAGCAGGAGGTCCGGCGCATCTTTCACCGACTGGGGCACGCCGATCGACTGCACCTCGTCGGTTCACTGGAAGGCCAGGCGTTGGTGGATGCGTACCATGCCATGGATTGCTTTGTCTTCGCCTCATGCACCGAAACGCAGGGCATGGTGCTGACTGAAGCGATGGCGTCGGGAAGGCCGGTCGTTGGGATCGATGCGCCCGGCGTCCGCGAGGTGGTAGAGGATCGACGCAACGGCCGGCTCCTTCCGTCGCAGGACATCCCGGCCTTCGCCGAGGCCATCCGCGAGATGGCGCGGGCGAGACCGGAGCAGGTCCATGCGTATCGCCGAGCTGCGCGGGCGACGGCAGCGAAGCTCTCGATGGAAACATCGGCACAGAAGCTGTCGGCGGTCTACGAGAAGGTGTTGGCCCGCGATGCAAGGGACTCGAAGGACGACAGCACCTGGGACGGGGCCATCGAGGCGATCAAAGCCGAATGGGAACTGATCAAAAACATCGCTGAGGCGGCAACCCAGACCTTGAGGAAGGCGGAATAG
- a CDS encoding S9 family peptidase — protein sequence MRRTVFSAVIVSMLLGVIPVQAQGAEPGPIIAREILFGNPDKASLRISPDGAKISYRAPRDGVMNVWVGPADDPDAAVCVTDDRLRGIRIYFWAYTSEHIIYLQDVGGDENWQVHAVHVASREDRNLTPFEEIVGPDGEPMTGPDGKKLKPRAEIQEVSHKFRNEILIGLNNRNPQHHDIHRLNILTGDMELVQKNDQFMGFQTDDDYRIRYAMKMTPDGGSELFTPEGDEWKSFDQIPMEDMMTTGPVGFDKTGQVLYMIDSRGRDTAALTAIDLQAGHKKVLFADPRADVSRIMIHPTERTIEAAASEYMRVNWKILDTSVQPDLDYLKTVADGDMDVIGRSLDDKTWAVQFVMDNGPVRYYLYDRSAKRARFLFTNRKELEGLTLSRMHPVSIEARDGLNLICYLTLPYWTDPDQDGRPQQALPMVLWVHGGPWARDSWGYDPFHQWLSNRGYAVLSVNYRGSTGLGKQFTNAGNLEWAGKMHDDLIDAVHWAIETKIADKNSVAISGGSYGGYATLVGLTFTPDVFACGVDLVGPSNLQTLLETIPPYWAPALTLFTSRVGDHRTEEGRKFLASRSPLTYVDRISKPLLIGQGANDPRVKQSESDQIVKAMQEKNIPVTYVLYPDEGHGFGRPENALSFSAVAELFLAEHLGGRCEPIGDDFKGSSITVPTGAEQIPTLKDALAG from the coding sequence ATGAGACGAACGGTATTCAGTGCAGTCATCGTAAGTATGTTGTTGGGGGTGATTCCCGTCCAGGCGCAGGGGGCGGAGCCCGGACCGATCATCGCGCGCGAGATCCTGTTCGGCAACCCGGACAAGGCCTCGTTGCGGATCAGTCCCGACGGTGCTAAGATCAGCTATCGGGCCCCGCGCGACGGCGTGATGAACGTCTGGGTCGGGCCGGCCGACGACCCCGATGCGGCCGTCTGCGTCACGGACGACCGGCTGCGCGGCATTCGCATCTACTTCTGGGCGTACACCAGCGAGCACATCATCTACCTGCAAGACGTCGGGGGCGACGAGAACTGGCAGGTGCATGCGGTCCACGTCGCCAGCAGAGAAGACAGGAACTTGACGCCCTTCGAGGAGATCGTCGGGCCGGATGGCGAGCCGATGACGGGCCCAGACGGCAAGAAGCTCAAGCCCCGGGCGGAGATCCAGGAGGTCAGTCACAAGTTCCGCAACGAGATCCTCATCGGGCTGAACAACCGCAATCCGCAACATCACGACATCCACCGGCTCAATATACTCACTGGTGACATGGAGCTCGTTCAGAAAAACGACCAGTTCATGGGCTTCCAGACGGACGACGACTATCGCATCCGATATGCGATGAAGATGACCCCCGACGGAGGCAGCGAACTGTTCACGCCGGAAGGCGACGAGTGGAAGTCGTTCGACCAGATCCCGATGGAGGACATGATGACAACCGGTCCGGTCGGGTTCGACAAGACCGGCCAGGTCCTGTACATGATCGACAGCCGGGGTCGCGATACGGCCGCCCTGACCGCGATCGACCTGCAAGCAGGCCACAAGAAAGTGCTTTTCGCAGACCCGCGCGCCGACGTCAGCCGCATCATGATCCATCCGACGGAGCGAACCATTGAGGCGGCCGCCAGCGAGTACATGCGGGTCAACTGGAAGATTCTGGATACGTCGGTCCAGCCCGACCTCGACTACCTCAAGACCGTGGCCGACGGGGACATGGACGTCATCGGCCGCTCACTCGACGACAAGACGTGGGCGGTCCAGTTCGTGATGGACAACGGCCCGGTGCGGTACTACCTCTACGACCGCTCCGCAAAGAGGGCCCGCTTCCTGTTCACCAACCGCAAGGAACTCGAGGGGCTGACGCTTTCGCGGATGCATCCGGTATCGATCGAGGCGCGCGACGGCCTGAACCTGATCTGCTACCTGACGCTTCCGTATTGGACGGACCCCGACCAGGATGGGCGCCCGCAGCAGGCGTTGCCAATGGTCCTGTGGGTCCATGGCGGCCCGTGGGCGCGCGACTCGTGGGGCTACGATCCGTTCCATCAGTGGCTGTCCAATCGCGGCTACGCGGTCTTGAGCGTCAACTACCGCGGTTCGACCGGCCTCGGCAAGCAGTTCACCAACGCGGGCAATCTCGAGTGGGCGGGCAAAATGCATGACGATCTGATCGATGCGGTCCACTGGGCCATCGAAACGAAGATCGCCGACAAGAATAGTGTTGCGATCAGCGGCGGCAGTTACGGCGGCTATGCCACCCTGGTCGGCCTGACGTTCACGCCGGATGTGTTCGCCTGCGGCGTCGACCTCGTGGGACCGTCCAACCTGCAAACGCTGCTGGAGACCATTCCGCCCTACTGGGCGCCGGCGCTGACGCTGTTCACCTCGCGGGTGGGCGACCACCGCACCGAAGAGGGGCGCAAGTTCCTCGCCTCGCGATCGCCCCTGACGTACGTGGATCGAATCAGCAAACCCCTGCTGATCGGCCAGGGCGCCAACGACCCACGGGTCAAGCAGAGCGAATCGGACCAGATCGTCAAAGCGATGCAGGAGAAGAATATCCCCGTGACCTATGTTCTGTATCCGGACGAGGGGCACGGGTTCGGCCGGCCGGAGAATGCCCTGTCGTTCAGCGCTGTGGCAGAGCTGTTTCTGGCCGAGCATCTCGGCGGGCGGTGCGAGCCGATCGGCGACGACTTCAAAGGGTCCAGCATCACCGTCCCGACCGGCGCCGAACAGATTCCCACGCTCAAAGACGCTCTCGCCGGTTGA
- a CDS encoding DegT/DnrJ/EryC1/StrS family aminotransferase, producing MARSDLTRRQFIAAASAGSLAAVTSGTIPAYGNLTNKASKLAILGGDPVRKNKAWPEWPYWDDEVLDSLMKTAKSRIWCRIQSPSGTVPTFEKEYAKLTGARFCVATGSGTQALHTCVEAMGIGPGDEVITSPYTDPGTIASILSARALPVLADLDPASYQLDPDEVERRITENTRALMPVHMMGQPADMRRIMAIARTRNLKVIEDACQAHLAEFDGKQLGTIGDVGCFSFQSSKVLACGEGGAIIGDDEALMDRCYTVHNHGTSRRGVTETIGPKYRMNEFEAAVLLGQLSGVIERFRRRNENAAYLTTRLNDIPGLTPQKLYEGTQSGSFYLYTMSYHKEQFNNVPRATFFKALAAEGVSLSPYIARGLHREPWIDHILDSKVYKTMYSAKRLREYREQCACPKCDQVCEEMAMLWASGPLLATRQDMADIADAIEKVWANRDQLTQV from the coding sequence ATGGCACGCAGCGATCTGACGAGGCGACAATTCATCGCGGCCGCATCGGCCGGCTCCCTGGCGGCGGTGACGTCGGGGACGATTCCCGCCTATGGCAACCTCACGAACAAGGCGAGCAAGCTGGCCATCCTGGGCGGCGATCCGGTCCGCAAAAACAAGGCCTGGCCGGAGTGGCCCTATTGGGACGACGAGGTGCTCGACTCGTTGATGAAAACCGCCAAGAGCCGGATCTGGTGCCGTATTCAGTCGCCCTCGGGCACCGTGCCCACGTTCGAAAAGGAATACGCCAAGCTGACGGGCGCGCGCTTCTGCGTTGCCACCGGCTCGGGTACCCAGGCGCTGCACACGTGCGTCGAGGCGATGGGCATCGGACCCGGCGACGAGGTCATCACGTCACCGTATACCGATCCCGGCACGATCGCGTCGATCCTCTCGGCGCGAGCGCTGCCGGTCCTGGCGGACCTGGACCCGGCGTCGTACCAGCTCGACCCCGACGAGGTGGAGCGGCGTATCACCGAGAACACCAGAGCGCTCATGCCGGTGCACATGATGGGCCAGCCGGCGGACATGCGACGGATCATGGCCATCGCCAGGACGCGCAATCTCAAGGTGATCGAGGACGCCTGCCAGGCGCATCTGGCCGAATTCGACGGCAAGCAGCTCGGCACCATCGGCGACGTGGGCTGCTTCAGCTTCCAGTCAAGCAAGGTCCTCGCGTGCGGCGAGGGCGGCGCGATCATCGGCGATGACGAGGCCCTGATGGACCGCTGCTACACCGTGCACAACCACGGCACGTCGCGTCGGGGCGTGACCGAGACGATCGGCCCGAAGTACCGGATGAACGAGTTCGAGGCCGCGGTCCTTCTGGGCCAGCTCTCCGGCGTGATCGAGCGATTCCGACGCCGCAACGAAAACGCCGCGTACCTCACCACCCGCCTCAACGACATCCCGGGCCTGACGCCGCAGAAGCTCTACGAGGGCACGCAGAGCGGCTCCTTCTACCTCTACACCATGTCGTACCATAAGGAGCAGTTCAACAATGTGCCCCGCGCGACGTTCTTCAAGGCGCTTGCGGCCGAGGGCGTGAGCCTGAGCCCATACATCGCGCGGGGTCTGCACCGCGAACCCTGGATCGACCACATCCTCGATTCGAAGGTCTACAAGACAATGTATTCGGCCAAACGGCTGCGCGAGTATCGCGAGCAGTGTGCCTGCCCGAAGTGCGACCAGGTCTGTGAGGAGATGGCAATGCTCTGGGCGTCGGGCCCCCTGCTCGCCACGCGTCAGGACATGGCCGACATCGCCGACGCGATCGAGAAGGTCTGGGCCAATCGCGACCAGCTCACGCAGGTTTAG